The Stigmatopora argus isolate UIUO_Sarg chromosome 16, RoL_Sarg_1.0, whole genome shotgun sequence genome has a window encoding:
- the scai gene encoding protein SCAI produces the protein MIAVMTGAETEDDIPFGERKTVTDFCYLLDKSKQLFNGLRDLPQYGHKQWQSYFGRTFDVYTKLWKFQQQHRQVLDTRYGLKRWQIGEVASKIGQLYYHYYLRTSETSYLNEAFSFYSAIRQRSYYYQVNREDRPELVVKKLRYYARYIVVCLLLNKMDLVKILVKELSEEIEDYTQRFNTEDQLEWNLVLQEVASFVEADPVVLLDDNNSVTVVSYRLQEGGVPPLEQGMVVGQLVLADALIVGNSNSQVKFSELTIDMFRMLQTLEREPANLATQTSKQGILEPSEKPAKRENPHKYLLYKPTFSQLFTFLSASFKELPANSVLLVYLSATGVFPSIHSDYEGPFDFGGVLTNSNRDVVNGEATQKRNQSQKEMHCLHPGDLLPFTRKPLFIIVDSTNSTSYKNFTNMFGQPLVCLLSPKVYPKTVQDPSQRGSLFTLFLYSPLLAFLSVCGLSSVRRELWHSAQEFLHKVHRDIGQMIAQSPTIDQAFLQFFGDEFLRLLLIRFVFCSAALRLHKVFREAQSFPESYPELPKQDTVENGVLQRHILKMATLLDVQNMFWDDSVEAY, from the exons ATGATTGCCGTCATGACTGGCGCCGAGACGGAAGATGACATTCCTTTTGGTGAAAGGAAGACGGTCACAGATTTTTGCTATCTCCTGGACAAATCCAAACAACTTTTCAACGGCTTAAG agACCTTCCCCAGTATGGACACAAGCAGTGGCAGTCCTACTTTGGCCGTACTTTTGATGTCTACACCAAGCTGTGGAAATTTCAGCAGCAGCACAG GCAGGTTCTGGACACCCGCTACGGCTTGAAGAGATGGCAGATTGGGGAAGTTGCATCCAAGATTGGACAGCTTTATTACCACTAtta TCTCCGTACGTCGGAAACAAGTTACCTGAACGAGGCATTTTCTTTCTACTCGGCCATCCGTCAGAGGTCCTACTACTACCAAGTCAACCGAGAGGACAG GCCTGAATTGGTTGTGAAGAAGCTCCGATATTACGCTCGATATATAGTTGTGTGTTTACTGCTCAACAAGATGGACTTGGTCAAGATTTTGGTCAAG GAATTATCCGAAGAGATTGAAGATTACACTCAACGATTCAATACCGAGGACCAATTGGAATGGAACCTGGTACTTCAGGAAGTGGCGTCTTTCGTGGAG GCGGACCCCGTGGTACTTTTGGACGACAACAATTCTGTCACCGTCGTCAGCTATCGTCTTCAAGAAGGGGGCGTGCCTCCCTTGGAGCAAGGCATGGTGGTCGGGCAGTTGGTCCTCGCGGATGCCCTCATCGTCGGCAATTCCAACAGTCAG GTGAAGTTCAGCGAATTGACCATCGACATGTTCCGCATGCTTCAAACTTTGGAGAGGGAGCCGGCAAATCTTGCCACGCAGACGTCAAAACAAGGAATTCTG GAACCCTCTGAAAAGCCGGCCAAAAGGGAAAACCCTCACAAGTATCTGCTTTACAAGCCCACCTTTAGCCAGCTTTTTACCTTCCTGTCTGCCTCCTTCAAA GAATTGCCAGCAAACAGCGTTTTGCTGGTCTACCTGTCAGCAACTGGCGTTTTTCCATCTATCCATTCAGACTATGAAG GACCGTTTGATTTCGGCGGCGTCCTGACAAATTCCAACCGAGACGTCGTCAACGGAGAGGCCACTCAGAAGCGAAATCAGTCTCAAAAGGAAATGCACTG TCTTCATCCTGGTGACTTACTCCCTTTTACCCGCAAGCCACTTTTTATCATTGTGGATTCCACAAACAGCACTTCTTATAAG AATTTCACCAATATGTTTGGCCAACCTTTGGTATGCCTACTCTCACCTAAAGTATATCCCAAGACCGTCCAAG ATCCGTCTCAACGCGGGAGTCTCTTCACCCTGTTCCTGTACAGCCCGCTCTTGGCTTTCCTCTCCGTGTGCGGCTTGAGCAGCGTCAGGCGAGAACTTTGGCACAGCGCGCAAGAATTTCTTCACAAAGTCCACCGCGACATCGGGCAAATGATCGCGCAATCGCCGACCATAG ATCAAGCCTTTTTGCAATTCTTCGGTGACGAATTCCTTCGACTTCTGCTCATCCGCTTCGTCTTTTGTTCGGCCGCGTTGAGGCTGCATAAAGTGTTTCGG GAGGCGCAGAGCTTCCCCGAGTCGTACCCCGAGCTCCCCAAGCAAGACACGGTGGAAAACGGCGTTCTGCAGAGGCATATTTTAAAGATGGCCACCCTTCTGGACGTGCAGAACATGTTTTGGGACGATTCCGTGGAAGCCTACTGA
- the smarcb1b gene encoding SWI/SNF-related matrix-associated actin-dependent regulator of chromatin subfamily B member 1b, whose product MQLALSKTFGQKPVKFQLEQDGDFYMVGSEVGNYLRMFRGSLYKRYPSLWRRLASVEERKKIVASSHATSVTLLKASECEEIFEGNDDKYKAVSISTEPPAYLREQKAKRSSQWVPTLPNSSHHLDAVPCSTTINRNRMGRDKKRTFPLCFDDHDPAVIHENAAQVEVLVPVRLDMEIDGQKLRDAFTWNMNEKLMTPEMFAEILCDDLDLNPLTFVPAITSAIRQQIESYPTDSILEEQADQRVIIKLNIHVGNISLVDQFEWDMSEHENSPESFALKLCSELGLGGEFVTTIAYSIRGQLSWHQRTYAFSENPLPTVEIAIRNTGDADQWCPLLETLTDAEMEKKIRDQDRNTRRMRRLANTAPSW is encoded by the exons ATGCAGTTGGCTCTAAGCAAAACGTTTGGTCAGAAGCCAGTTAAATTTCAGTTAGAACAAGATGGGGACTTTTACATGGTTGGTTCCGAG gttgGAAATTATCTGCGTATGTTTCGAGGCTCCTTATACAAACGATACCCATCTTTGTGGAGGAGGCTCGCTTCGGTGGAGGAGAGGAAGAAAATTGTAGCATCATCACATG CCACCAGCGTCACTCTGCTGAAGGCATCTGAGTGCGAGGAGATCTTTGAAGGTAACGACGACAAATACAAAGCGGTGTCTATCAGCACGGAGCCACCGGCGTATCTCAG GGAGCAGAAGGCCAAACGAAGCAGTCAATGGGTCCCCACGCTGCCCAACAGCTCCCACCATTTGGACGCCGTGCCTTGTTCCACCACCATCAACCGCAATCGCATGGGTCGAGACAAAAAGAGGACCTTCCCACTGTG CTTCGACGATCACGACCCCGCCGTGATTCACGAGAATGCCGCGCAAGTGGAGGTGCTGGTCCCCGTTCGCTTGGACATGGAGATCGACGGGCAAAAACTCCGAGACGCCTTCACCTGGAACATGAATG AAAAACTGATGACCCCCGAGATGTTTGCGGAAATCCTGTGCGACGACTTGGACTTGAACCCGCTGACCTTTGTCCCCGCCATCACCTCGGCCATCCGTCAACAAATCGAGTCGTACCCCACCGACAGCATTTTGGAAGAGCAGGCGGACCAAAGAGTCATTATCAAG CTAAACATCCACGTGGGAAACATCTCCCTGGTGGACCAGTTCGAATGGGACATGTCAGAACACGAGAACTCTCCCGAGTCCTTCGCCTTGAAGTTGTGCTCCGAACTGGGTCTCGGGGGGGAATTTGTCACCACCATTGCCTACAGCATTCGAGGACAACTGAGCTGGCATCAGAGAACCTACGCCTTTAG CGAGAACCCGCTCCCCACTGTGGAGATAGCCATTCGTAACACGGGGGATGCGGACCAGTGGTGCCCTCTGTTGGAGACCCTAACCGATGCTGAAATGGAGAAAAAGATCCGAGATCAAGACAGGAACACCAG ACGTATGAGACGACTGGCCAACACTGCTCCCTCCTGGTAG
- the fbxw2 gene encoding F-box/WD repeat-containing protein 2 codes for MEKADFQKWLESVSTTFLTLNDQQRNQSLDHIISLSGAAQLRHLSNGLEALLKRDFLRLLPLELAFYLLRWLDPQTLLTCCLVCKQWNKVINSCTEVWQNVCRELGWKIDESIPDASHWKGVYIKAKLRMVQLKDQKAFETSSLIGHSARVYALYYKDGLLCTGSDDLSAKLWDVRTGQCIYGIQTHTCATVKFDEQKLVTGSFDNTIACWEWSTGNKIQQFRGHTGAVFSVDYNDETDVLVSGSADFSVKVWALAAGACLNTLIGHTEWVTKVILQKSEVESVVHSPGDFILLSADKYEIKVWPIGKEINCKCLKTLSVSENRSISLQPRLQFDGRHIVCSSDIGVYQWDFASFEILRVIKAQDPANLSLLSYGEVFALLFDNHFLYVMDLRTESISGRWPLPPYRKSKRGSSFLAGVTSWLNGLDGDNDSGLVFATSMPDHSIHLVLWKENG; via the exons ATGGAGAAGGCAGATTTTCAGAAGTGGCTGGAGTCCGTCTCGACCACTTTCCTCACCCTGAATGACCAGCAGCGCAACCAGTCTTTGGACCACATCATATCCCTGAGTGGTGCTGCCCAACTTCGTCATTTGTCCAATGGCTTGGAGGCCCTGCTCAAACGTGACTTTCTGCGACTCCTTCCTCTGGAGCTGGCTTTCTATTTGCTACGCTGGTTAGATCCGCAGACCTTACTCACTTGCTGCCTTGTCTGCAAGCAATGGAACAAA GTGATCAATTCTTGCACAGAAGTGTGGCAGAATGTTTGTCGGGAACTGGGCTGGAAAATTGACGAGTCCATCCCGGATGCGTCCCATTGGAAGGGGGTCTACATTAAGGCGAAACTGCGCATGGTGCAACTGAAGGATCAGAAGGCCTTTGAGACATCCTCACTTATCGGTCACAGTGCTCGTGTTTATGCGCTGTATTATAAGGATGGTCTTCTCTGCACAG GATCTGATGATCTTTCGGCGAAATTATGGGATGTTCGTACCGGGCAGTGCATTTATGGAATTCAGACCCACACCTGTGCCACCGTCAAGTTTGACGAGCAGAAGCTCGTGACTGGTTCCTTTGACAATACCATTGCATGCTGGGAGTGGAGCACGGGGAACAAAATTCAGCAGTTTCGTGGACACACTGGAGCAG TTTTCAGTGTGGACTACAACGACGAAACGGACGTGCTTGTGAGCGGTTCTGCTGACTTCTCCGTCAAGGTTTGGGCTTTGGCGGCTGGCGCCTGTCTCAACACTTTGATTGGACACACCGAATGGGTCACCAAG GTGATACTACAAAAAAGCGAAGTGGAATCTGTGGTGCACAGCCCCGGTGATTTCATCCTCCTAAGTGCTGATAAGTATGAAATTAAG GTCTGGCCTATTGGAAAGGAAATCAACTGCAAGTGCTTAAAGACGTTGTCGGTGTCGGAGAACCGCAGCATCAGCCTTCAGCCTCGTTTGCAGTTTGACGGACGACACATCGTTTGCAGCTCTGACATCGGCGTGTATCAGTGGGACTTTGCTAGTTTTGAGATTCTCAG GGTGATAAAAGCGCAAGATCCAGCCAACTTGTCCTTACTGAGCTACGGAGAAGTGTTTGCCCTTCTTTTTGACAACCATTTCCTCTACGTGATGGATCTAAGGACAGAGTCCATATCGGGCCGCTGGCCCTTGCCGCCGTACAGGAAGTCCAAACGCGGATCCAGTTTCCTGGCCGGCGTGACCTCTTGGCTCAACGGCTTGGACGGCGACAATGATTCCGGACTGGTGTTTGCCACCAGCATGCCCGACCACAGCATCCACTTGGTGCTATGGAAGGAAAACGGCTAA
- the crb2a gene encoding protein crumbs homolog 2a, producing MEFGKAYLNLKTLFLTTMMFKWGILCTAIPAKCLSEPCQNGATCVDTSDDYACICDGEGLRYMGKNCDQLLDACSFAPCHDCLSTPGVAEYRCVCPDGLAGDNCTEELDECLSNPCRGPRSFCVDQFNGYFCRCPPGFGGPGCHRRVTDCVDLPCRNGGVCVLRPQGFECHCAPGYEGETCREDVNDCLSEPCRNGALCVDGVAEFHCFCVPGFQGHNCDIDINECASRPCRNSATCINEKDHYKCECPVGFEGINCESEIDECQSDPCHNGATCHDGVGVYSCECPPGFDGSNCQTDIDECASEPCLNGAVCRDEVNSYECDCTDTGFEGDHCDVDVAECVSHPCQHGATCLEGVKEYGCLCWPGYKGPNCEIDIDECAEHPCDNDGECFERSNLNHWPLDWELRYADAAGYICHCRSGFTGENCTVDIDECDSGPCRNGATCEDQSNGYICTCPAGFEGILCEINIDECESHPCQNDGRCEDAAASYICHCPDADVGQLPWGGRDCDSKLYGCVHHQCQNGATCRPWLDGLRHGHTCLCAPGFYDPQCSIQTTFSFSAPGFFPINVTRDQIQTETRDDDPETLAIGFRFRTTLSNTLLIYRGDAERYILIEIVDGFLCAKAFSYPSELSVNFSIAVNDGFWRDASVLEDDEGTRLKVKGPGCDAEGCQVESPFKTWKTLPNVYIGGAPEELFQNSLSEANFVGCMEDITVDGQAVLPQSFLGDQEHRIGCTKTDWCQPDPCYGRGRCVDLWTDYRCDCRRPFHGAQCNEEFPSWTFSHGETVGYSSYEVGQSHGENFQVSFFLRSRKMDGLIFQLRTPVGEAYFSVYLKMGRLLISSQSNGAPLTAPIFLTTGEKHFVSLEIQQRHVIFQHASLGYRIGSVPEVSITSGDQAYLGGLPEDWDSSLWGGHYKGCLQDFRLDSVHLEVDAWNDPHGEDVYLSSQDEKVQPGCVSDDTCKVSPCQNGGECTFTFNDFTCDCPLDYTGITCETRVWCVSHPCFNGGLCVDLVNGYECLYNATFDNNPVEFNAGGSLAGPLSSIYIELRTRSENAVLLRASGDSHLLIVGLLDSSVWLEIHLATTAQKLTFTGERKVSDGRWHRVNVSAAEPDRKDSPWVITVDGIIDARSLAGNTGSLDFLNDPSSLLTLAESFTGCLRAVRIGGVYLPFVRDHDTPQPSRFRLLEEQEVHLGCSGTPVCQPDPCLNGATCVDLFNQFRCECDPGWEGRLCETEIDDCVSQPCLHGDCKDYMAGFECLCHPGYGGERCDVDVDECEHHACEHGATCRDGSNTYTCTCPKGYSGPLCQWDYPPLQCGQDILCANDGSCNDGLWGANCTCVPGFKGRRCELEIDECGSNPCQHGGTCLDRFNRFVCECPPGYSGQACETNKQRSIQETPWLVMTVTSLSFCTLALIGGLALVILSTRKKRQSEGAYSPSAQEFAGARLEVDRMLKVPPEERLI from the exons ATGGAGTTTGGGAAAGCGTATTTGAATTTAAAGACTCTCTTTTTGACAACCATGATGTTCAAGTGGG gaaTCCTTTGCACGGCCATCCCGGCGAAATGCCTGTCCGAACCCTGCCAAAACGGCGCCACCTGCGTGGACACCAGCGACGATTACGCCTGCATCTGTGACGGCGAAGGCCTGCGGTACATGGGCAAGAACTGCGACCAACTCTTGGACGCTTGCTCTTTCGCGCCGTGCCACGACTGCCTCAGCACTCCGGGCGTGGCCGAATATCGTTGCGTCTGCCCGGACGGCCTGGCGGGCGACAACTGCACGGAAGAATTGGACGAGTGCCTGAGCAACCCCTGCCGCGGCCCACGTTCTTTCTGCGTGGATCAGTTCAACGGCTACTTCTGCAGGTGCCCTCCCGGTTTCGGCGGTCCCGGATGCCACCGACGGGTCACCGATTGCGTCGACCTACCCTGCCGGAACGGTGGGGTCTGCGTCTTGCGTCCGCAAGGCTTCGAGTGCCACTGCGCCCCGGGGTACGAGGGCGAGACCTGCCGGGAAGACGTCAACGATTGCCTGTCGGAACCTTGTCGAAACGGCGCCCTCTGCGTGGACGGCGTGGCGGAGTTCCATTGCTTCTGCGTGCCGGGTTTTCAGGGCCACAACTGCGACATCGACATCAACGAATGCGCTTCCAGACCGTGCCGGAACAGCGCCACCTGTATCAACGAGAAGGACCATTACAAGTGCGAGTGCCCGGTGGGGTTTGAAG GAATCAACTGCGAAAGCGAAATTGACGAGTGCCAATCGGATCCTTGCCACAACGGCGCCACCTGCCACGACGGCGTTGGCGTTTACTCCTGCGAATGCCCACCCGGCTTTGACGGCTCCAATTGCCAAACGGACATCGACGAGTGCGCCAGCGAGCCGTGCCTGAACGGCGCCGTCTGCCGCGACGAGGTCAACAG CTATGAATGCGACTGCACCGACACTGGATTTGAAGGAGACCACTGCGACGTGGACGTCGCCGAGTGTGTGTCTCATCCCTGTCAACATGGCGCCACATGCTTGGAGGGGGTGAAAGAGTACGGCTGTCTCTGCTGGCCAG GTTATAAAGGCCCCAACTGCGAGATTGACATCGACGAATGTGCCGAACATCCCTGCGACAACGACGGGGAATGCTTTGAACGTTCCAATCTCAATCACTGGCCGCTAGACTGGGAGCTACGATATGCGGACGCCGCCGGATATATTTGCCACTGTCGGTCAGGATT cacaggAGAAAATTGTACCGTCGACATCGACGAGTGTGATTCTGGACCTTGCCGAAATGGAGCGACTTGTGAGGATCAAAGCAACGGCTACATTTGCACGTGCCCTGCTGGATTTGAAG GTATTCTTTGTGAAATAAATATCGACGAATGCGAAAGCCATCCCTGCCAGAACGACGGGCGCTGCGAAGACGCCGCCGCTTCTTACATCTGCCATTGCCCTGACGCCGACGTGGGTCAGCTGCCGTGGGGGGGCCGCGACTGCGACTCCAAGCTTTACGGCTGCGTCCACCACCAGTGCCAAAACGGAGCCACTTGTCGACCCTGGTTGGATGGACTCCGACACGGCCACACTTGCCTGTGCGCTCCCGGGTTCTACGATCCGCAGTGCTCCATCCAGACCACCTTCTCGTTCTCCGCCCCAGGATTCTTCCCAATCAACGTTACCCGAGACCAGATCCAAACGGAGACCCGAGACGACGATCCAGAGACTCTTGCCATAGGGTTCCGATTCCGGACAACCTTATCGAATACGTTACTCATTTACCGAGGCGACGCAGAGCGCTACATCCTCATCGAGATCGTGGACGGTTTCCTTTGCGCCAAAGCATTTTCGTACCCGTCTGAACTCAGCGTGAATTTTTCCATTGCCGTCAACGACGGATTTTGGAGAGACGCAAGTGTGCTGGAAGACGACGAAGGCACCCGTTTGAAAGTGAAAGGACCTGGCTGCGACGCAGAGGGTTGTCAAGTGGAATCCCCGTTCAAGACCTGGAAGACTCTTCCTAATGTCTACATTGGCGGAGCACCAGAAGAACTGTTCCAGAACTCGTTAAGCGAGGCCAACTTTGTTGGATGCATGGAGGACATCACGGTAGACGGCCAAGCTGTCCTCCCCCAATCGTTTCTAGGAGACCAAGAACATCGTATTGGATGTACGAAGACGGACTGGTGTCAACCGGACCCCTGCTATGGGCGTGGACGGTGCGTGGACCTTTGGACCGACTACCGTTGCGACTGCCGGCGTCCTTTCCACGGGGCACAATGCAATGAAG AATTCCCGTCCTGGACATTCAGTCACGGAGAGACCGTGGGTTACAGCTCGTACGAAGTCGGCCAGAGTCACGGCGAGAACTTTCAAGTCTCCTTCTTTTTGAGGTCAAGAAAGATGGACGGATTAATCTTTCAACTGAGAACACCCGTGGGAGAAGCCTACTTCTCCGTTTACCTAAAAATGGGACGACTTTTAATCAGCTCTCAGAGCAACGGCGCCCCCTTGACGGCTCCCATATTTCTGACCACCGGAGAAAAGCATTTTGTCTCGCTGGAAATCCAGCAGAGACACGTTATATTTCAGCACGCCAGTCTTGGTTACAGAATCGGAAGCGTTCCTGAAGTAAGCATTACGAGCGGGGATCAGGCTTACTTGGGAGGACTACCAGAGGACTGGGACTCTAGTCTTTGGGGGGGCCATTACAAAGGCTGCCTCCAGGACTTTCGTTTAGATTCCGTGCACCTGGAGGTGGACGCGTGGAACGACCCGCACGGAGAGGACGTCTATTTATCGAGTCAAGATGAGAAGGTCCAACCAGGTTGCGTCAGTGACGACACTTGCAAG GTGAGCCCTTGTCAAAATGGCGGAGAATGTACATTCACGTTCAACGATTTCACCTGCGATTGTCCGTTGGACTACACCGGCATTACTTGCGAAACTCGAGTTTGGTGCGTCAGTCATCCCTGTTTCAACGGCGGCCTTTGCGTCGATCTCGTCAACGGATATGAAT GTCTATATAATGCAACGTTTGACAACAACCCAGTCGAATTCAACGCTGGAGGTTCCCTGGCTGGACCGCTATCTTCAATATACATCGAGCTCCGGACTCGTTCCGAGAACGCGGTCCTTTTGAGGGCCTCCGGGGATTCCCACCTCCTGATCGTGGGCTTGCTGGACTCCTCGGTCTGGCTCGAGATCCACCTCGCCACCACAGCCCAGAAACTGACCTTCACGGGAGAGCGCAAAGTGAGCGACGGGCGATGGCATCGAGTCAACGTATCCGCGGCGGAGCCGGATCGCAAAGATTCTCCTTGGGTAATCACCGTGGACGGCATCATCGACGCCAGGAGCCTCGCGGGGAACACTGGGAGTTTGGACTTTCTCAACGATCCGAGTTCTTTGCTGACCCTAGCCGAAAGCTTCACCGGGTGTTTGCGGGCGGTCCGCATCGGAGGAGTCTACCTCCCGTTCGTCCGAGACCACGACACTCCGCAGCCGTCTCGATTCCGTTTGCTGGAAGAGCAAGAAGTGCATTTGGGCTGCAGCGGCACCCCCGTTTGCCAGCCCGATCCTTGCCTGAACGGAGCTACCTGCGTGGATCTTTTTAATCAATTCCGCTGCGAGTGCGACCCGGGTTGGGAAGGACGCCTGTGCGAGACGGAAATCGACGATTGTGTCTCTCAACCTTGCCTTCACGGGGACTGCAAAGACTACATGGCCGGTTTTGAGTGCCTGTGCCATCCCGGGTACGGAGGAGAGCGCTGCGATGTCGACGTGGACGAGTGTGAGCATCACGCCTGCGAACACGGCGCCACCTGTCGGGACGGGAGTAACACTTACACCTGTACGTGCCCTAAAGGTTACAGTGGTCCACTATGCCA GTGGGACTATCCTCCACTCCAATGCGGTCAAGACATCCTTTGTGCAAATGACGGAAGCTGTAACGACGGACTTTGGGGGGCTAACTGCACCTGCGTTCCAGGTTTTAAAGGCAGGAG GTGCGAATTGGAGATTGACGAGTGCGGCTCCAATCCTTGCCAACACGGCGGTACCTGTTTGGATCGCTTCAATAGGTTTGTCTGCGAATGTCCGCCAGGGTACAGTGGTCAAGCCTGTGAAACTAAT AAACAACGCAGCATCCAAGAAACCCCTTGGCTGGTCATGACGGTCACCTCGTTGTCCTTCTGTACATTAGCTTTGATCGGCGGCTTGGCCTTGGTGATCCTGAGCACCAGAAAGAAGCGCCAGTCCGAGGGGGCTTACAGCCCCAGCGCCCAAGAGTTTGCCGGAGCTCGCTTGGAAGTGGACAGAATGCTTAAAGTTCCACCCGAGGAAAGACTCATCTGA